The window GCGGCCGAAAGTTTTCCGTCGCGCGCCACGACGCGATGACAGGGCAGCGCCTTGCCGCCGGCGGCCTGCATGGCCCAGCCGACGGTCCGCGCCGCCCGGGGCGAACCCAGACAGGCAGCGATGTGGCCGTACGTCGTCACGCGCCCTTCGGGAATCTCAGCGACAATGTCCCAGACACGTTCGAAAAAAGAAGACATGGGGAGATGGCAAAAATGCAAAATGAACGTAGCGCTAATCGCTAATCGCTAACCGCACGCCCCATACCGCGTTGGTGACGTAGAGGGCATCGGCCCGGGCAAGATCGTTGGGGTAGAGGTCGCGTTCAACGATGCCGGGGTGTTTTTTGATCAGATAGCTGCGGTAGACACCCGGGAGGATGCCGGCGGAGCGGGGCGGGGTGAAGACCCGGCTGCCCAGTCGGACGAACAGATTCGTCCGGGAGCCTTCGCAAACCCGACCCTCCACATCCATCAGCAGCGCCTCCCCGCAGCCGGCGGCTTGCGCCTCGGCCCACGCGGCGTCGTAGATCGCCCGACGCGTCGTCTTATGGACAGAAAGGCCCGAAGCGGGGTCCAGATGGACTGACCGCGCCAGATGAAGCCGTACGGGGCCGGCGGGCGGGTCGGTCAGCGCCGAGGCCGTGCATGAAACCCGGCCGTCCCTGTCCAGCAGCAGGCGGAGCCGCATCGGGCTGTCCGGATCCTCCTGCGGGATGCAGGCCTCGATGGCGCGGCGAATCGCCGGCCGATCCATTCCAAATCCCAGCGCCTCCGCCGACGCACCCAGCCGGGCGAGATGGTACCCGAGCAGCCGGACGCTGCCGGTCCACCGCATGGTCTCGATCAGTTGCAGTTCATCCGACATCGGCGTTCACCCCCGCACGGGCAGGGCCGGCGACGGGGCGATCTCTCCCAGAAAAGCCCCCTTGAGCAGGCACTCGTCGTATTCCGCGCCGGCGTCCGAATCCCACACGATGCCGCTCCCGACGCCCATGACGCCTTCCCCATCCCGCAGGGCGAGCGTGCGGATGGCGACGTTGAACACGGCGTCGCCTCCCGGCGCGACAAAACCGATGGTCCCGCAATACACACCGCGAGGGCCCGTTTCAAGGGCGGCGATCCGCTGCATGGCGCTCCGCTTGGGCGCGCCGGTGATCGACCCGCAGGGGAAGAGCGCCTCGAACAGCGCCGGCAGATCGACATTGGGCCGGAGGCGTCCGGTGACGGTGGAGGTCATTTGAAACAGCGTCTCGTAGCGTTCGAGCGAAAAGAGCGCCGGCACCTCCACGGAGCCGACTTCGCAGACGCGCGACAGGTCGTTTCGCAGGAGATCGACGATCATCAGATTCTCCGCCCGATTCTTTTCGTCGGCCAGCAGCCACGCCCCGAGGCGCGCGTCGTCGGCCGCATCGGCGCCCCGGCGGACGGTCCCCTTCATCGGCCGCGCCGTGATCCGGTCGCCGTCGATGCGAAAAAACAGTTCGGGCGAAAAGCTCAGCATCGCTCCTCCGGGGCGCGGCACATAGGCGCCGTAGGCCACCCGCTGGCGGCTGCGGAGCGCCCGGTAGAGCGCGAACGGATCGCCGCGGTAGGGAAAGCGCAGCGACGTGGTGAAATTCACCTGGTAGACGTCGCCCTCGCGAATGTGGTCCTTGATCCGGCCGATCGCTTCCGCATAGGCGTCGCGCGCGATGGCGAGCCGGCGGTCGCCGATCCAGACGGGCGTATCCGCTTCGGGGAGGTCGATCGCCGCCGGCGCGTCGTAGACGCCGAACCACAGGAGGGGCTCCGGGCCGGCGTGGGCCGGCGAGAGGCCGCAGCACGCCGCGCCGGCCTCATAGCTCACGAACCCGGCGATGTAGCGCCCGGCATCGACGGCGGCCTGGGCCCGGTGCAACGCCGGCATGACATCCGCCACGGATTCGGCGACGATGTGCCGAACCGGATTCGCGAACAGCAGACATCCTCCCGGCTCGCCATCGTCGCGTTTTGCCGTGTCGAGCAGCACCGTCCCCGGCTCGCGGAGCCGGGTGGCGATGGCATCAGGGGCGGGAGGGGTCACGTGAATCGCGTGATTCGTATCGATTGGCTTTACAGATAGCCGCGATGCCATCGCGGAGAACCGAGGGACCTCCCGGCCTTGCACGGCGTGCGGCTATGCCGGGAGGTCCCTCGTCAAGCGCTCGCTGCGCGCTCGCGCTGCTCGGGATGACATTGCATTCTACAAGGAGCAATGGGCTCCGCCTACTGATTCCCCAGGATGACCGGCAGGCCGCTCTCGCCGCCTCCGACGATGATCGTCTTCGTGTTGGACGAGTTCGCCAGCTGCTGCGTGGCCTCGATGCCCTTGAAGCGGAGGAAGTTCGGCGACAGGCTTTCGGTGATGATCCGCTGATATTCGGCCTGGCCTTCCGCTTCGATCTTCTTGCGCTGCGCCTCGAGGCTGTCCTTCTGGAGGGTGAAGAAGTAGCGTTCCACTTCCTGTTCCTCGGTCAGCTTGCGCTCGATGGCGCGCTGGATTTGCTCGGGCAGGAGCACGTTGCGGATCAGTACGGCGTCGATTTGCACGTACTGCCCCTGGATCGCCAGACCGCGGACCTGTTCGATGATCTGTCCGGTAGTTCCCGCCGGCGCGAGGAGTACAGCTTTCGGGCGTAAACTGGCCGGACGATCTCACGGACAGCTGCTGGTGCGCTTCGGCTACGAGCTTTGCGGTAGTGGTCGATGTCAATCCTGGTGGAGCTGCGGCAGCCGGGCGGCCTTCGGGGCGCCAGCGGATCGACGCATCCATCCCGATCTGGCAGGCCGGACGACAGCGCCGTGATTTCTTCCAGCCGTTCCTGGACGCTGGTGCCGCGTACTGGATGATATCGACTCCACGGGGCGTGCAACACGAGGCCTTCGCCCACGGTGCTGTTCACATCGGTACCGCTGATCCGGCCAGCGGACGCCGGCAGCCAGAGCGTCGATCGTCGCAGGCATCGCCAGCGACGAGCACGAGGATCAGAAACACGGTAGCGCCGATCATCGTGCGCCCGGCAGCTTGCGTCAGGTTGGGTAATTGCAGCCATATGTCTGAAGTGCATTTCGGTGAAAAAGTCGCCATTCGCCCGCCTCTAGCAGCATGCGTTTTCGGAACAAATAGCCCGGGCTTCATGAACCAACCGCCCTCGTTCGACTGCGAGGCGACAGCCGCTACCCCCATGGAGTCTCCGTGAGGCGACATTGTCGGGTACCCAGCGAAGTAAGCTGATCTGATGCCATCTAATCATCGCCGGGATCTCACCGACGTGTTCGGACCGCGTTCGGCAAACGCGGGTCGCGCTGGCCCCTTACACCACATTTCTGCATCGGCGGCCTGTCGACTACATTTCCTGCCGTCCGCCGACGCCTGCGGGAGGCCGCTAAACGCCGCACCGTGAGGCCGGCGTGCCGTTTTTCC of the Rhodothermales bacterium genome contains:
- a CDS encoding methylated-DNA--[protein]-cysteine S-methyltransferase; translation: MSSFFERVWDIVAEIPEGRVTTYGHIAACLGSPRAARTVGWAMQAAGGKALPCHRVVARDGKLSAALRFEGPDVMEERLRNEGVAFTPDGRVDMKAHLWIPDAPAS
- a CDS encoding aminotransferase class IV, producing the protein MSDELQLIETMRWTGSVRLLGYHLARLGASAEALGFGMDRPAIRRAIEACIPQEDPDSPMRLRLLLDRDGRVSCTASALTDPPAGPVRLHLARSVHLDPASGLSVHKTTRRAIYDAAWAEAQAAGCGEALLMDVEGRVCEGSRTNLFVRLGSRVFTPPRSAGILPGVYRSYLIKKHPGIVERDLYPNDLARADALYVTNAVWGVRLAISD
- a CDS encoding aminodeoxychorismate synthase component I; the protein is MTPPAPDAIATRLREPGTVLLDTAKRDDGEPGGCLLFANPVRHIVAESVADVMPALHRAQAAVDAGRYIAGFVSYEAGAACCGLSPAHAGPEPLLWFGVYDAPAAIDLPEADTPVWIGDRRLAIARDAYAEAIGRIKDHIREGDVYQVNFTTSLRFPYRGDPFALYRALRSRQRVAYGAYVPRPGGAMLSFSPELFFRIDGDRITARPMKGTVRRGADAADDARLGAWLLADEKNRAENLMIVDLLRNDLSRVCEVGSVEVPALFSLERYETLFQMTSTVTGRLRPNVDLPALFEALFPCGSITGAPKRSAMQRIAALETGPRGVYCGTIGFVAPGGDAVFNVAIRTLALRDGEGVMGVGSGIVWDSDAGAEYDECLLKGAFLGEIAPSPALPVRG